In one Pseudarthrobacter oxydans genomic region, the following are encoded:
- a CDS encoding ATP-dependent DNA helicase: MTVTMPLTGPLDESRDGSADGPARHSGEPAGPGDGRTPPRQAGAAGTGLRLLPPRQVHVVAPLLSADQQAAVDVPQGTGPVLLPGAPGTGKTTVLVEAAVSRVTRDGVDPERILILAPSRLAADAMRDRFTARLNRSLSTTPARTWASYAFDVIRRAKAEGILPLSRPPRLLSGPEQDLIIKELLEGHRLPGLELPWPADIEGALETRGFRQEVRQLFDRIIESGRTPGDLVGLGHECRRPDWIAAASLYAEYRDVLDLRMPEAFDPAGIITAVRQIFQDSPGFLAAERDRLQVILVDDIQEANPAVFELLADIAGGKDCYVAFSPDTVVQGFRGARPDLVAELPGLLSPGAPVAERPLRYAHRQAPAVAEAWLGVAGRISQRAGGQLARRLDQPDPDQPDDARPQGAVEAHLVPSAVHELRYVAQRILDQHINHGRDLAELAVIVRNGAQVSEFQRYLSGQGIPVRVPVAESAVRDEVAVRPLLDAFAIALDPALLTPEAAVSLLTSRIGGATSIELRRLRQSLRRDEILGGGGRTSDALLVEALLEPGALETLGIEGRAARRGARMIQAGRHAAAQPGANAESVLWALWDATGLAGSWTETALAGGPHGARADRDLDAMMALFHTAERYVDQMPGAGPEQFLEYLLNQELPMDTLAARAQVDDAVELLTPASAAGREWPVVIVAGLQEGVWPNTRLRGELLGSTLYSDAVEHGPGYALQRDPLSRLRDIRYDELRSFSTAVSRARELLVCTAVSSEDDQPSSFLDYVVPLEPGQEGRPFTAVQRPMALRALVAELRQHAQLDGGDAPQADEAARVLARLAKADPPVPGAHPQSWWGLLPLTSAAAVVPPGGTVFVSPSKVETVQKSPLDWFIQAAGGEAATDFARSLGTLVHAIAQDLPDASGSEYVAELVRRWPALGMKDNWEGRLDFQRAESMVRKLAQYVLLMRSEGRSLLGVEQDFDVALGKVPVDDAPARDAVLRGQVDRLEVDAEGRLVIVDLKTGKRQPGKGELSRHPQLGAYQAAVLAGGFRDRPDSPAAPLPGGAVLAQLGTGAKNPAIQHQDAIDPQENWAMDMVKDAAAVMGGTTFEARHDPSKGSHGGHGCRLPEVCPLCVRGRQVTE; this comes from the coding sequence GTGACAGTAACCATGCCCCTCACCGGCCCCCTTGACGAATCCCGGGATGGCTCCGCGGACGGCCCCGCGCGTCATTCCGGTGAACCCGCCGGCCCGGGAGACGGCCGTACGCCCCCGCGGCAGGCCGGAGCTGCAGGAACCGGCCTGCGGCTGCTGCCGCCCCGCCAGGTGCATGTCGTGGCGCCCCTGCTCTCCGCCGACCAGCAGGCGGCCGTCGACGTCCCCCAGGGAACAGGGCCGGTTTTGCTGCCCGGCGCTCCGGGAACTGGCAAGACCACCGTCCTGGTGGAGGCCGCCGTCAGCAGGGTCACCCGTGACGGCGTGGATCCCGAGCGGATACTGATCCTGGCGCCCAGCCGCCTGGCTGCCGATGCCATGCGGGACCGCTTCACGGCCCGGCTGAACAGGAGCCTGAGCACCACCCCCGCGCGGACCTGGGCCTCCTACGCCTTTGATGTGATCCGGCGTGCCAAGGCGGAAGGGATCCTTCCCCTGTCCCGGCCGCCCAGGCTCCTCTCAGGCCCGGAGCAGGACCTCATCATCAAGGAGCTCCTTGAAGGCCATCGCCTGCCCGGCCTGGAGCTTCCCTGGCCCGCCGACATTGAAGGTGCCCTGGAAACCCGGGGCTTCCGGCAGGAAGTCCGGCAGCTGTTCGACCGCATCATCGAGTCGGGCCGTACCCCCGGCGACCTGGTAGGGCTGGGACACGAGTGCCGCAGGCCTGACTGGATCGCCGCTGCGTCCCTGTACGCCGAGTACCGGGACGTCCTGGACCTGCGGATGCCTGAGGCTTTCGATCCGGCCGGCATCATCACGGCAGTACGGCAGATTTTCCAGGACTCTCCCGGCTTCCTGGCGGCGGAACGGGACCGGCTGCAGGTGATCCTGGTGGACGACATCCAGGAAGCCAACCCCGCAGTCTTTGAGCTCTTGGCCGACATCGCCGGCGGGAAGGACTGCTACGTGGCGTTTTCACCGGACACTGTGGTGCAGGGCTTCCGCGGTGCCAGGCCCGACCTCGTGGCAGAACTGCCCGGGCTGCTGTCGCCCGGTGCACCCGTGGCGGAGCGTCCACTGCGGTACGCCCACCGGCAAGCGCCCGCGGTGGCCGAAGCCTGGCTTGGAGTGGCCGGGCGGATTTCACAGCGCGCTGGCGGGCAACTGGCCCGGCGGCTTGACCAACCCGACCCTGATCAACCCGACGACGCCAGGCCCCAAGGGGCAGTGGAAGCACACCTTGTTCCGTCCGCCGTGCACGAACTGCGCTACGTTGCCCAGCGCATCCTGGACCAGCACATCAACCACGGGCGCGACCTTGCCGAACTCGCGGTGATCGTGCGCAACGGCGCCCAGGTGAGCGAGTTCCAGCGTTACCTGTCGGGCCAGGGGATTCCTGTGCGGGTCCCGGTGGCGGAGTCCGCGGTCCGGGACGAAGTGGCAGTCCGCCCGCTGCTTGATGCCTTCGCGATTGCACTGGATCCAGCGCTGCTGACCCCGGAGGCCGCAGTATCCCTCCTGACCTCCCGGATCGGCGGTGCCACATCGATCGAGCTCCGCCGGCTGCGGCAGTCGCTGAGGAGGGACGAGATCCTGGGCGGCGGAGGCCGGACCAGCGACGCCCTGCTGGTTGAAGCATTGCTGGAACCCGGCGCACTGGAAACGCTCGGCATCGAAGGCCGTGCCGCACGCCGTGGCGCACGCATGATCCAGGCGGGCCGCCACGCCGCTGCGCAACCTGGCGCCAACGCCGAATCAGTGCTGTGGGCACTCTGGGATGCCACCGGACTCGCCGGTTCCTGGACGGAAACCGCCCTTGCCGGCGGTCCGCACGGCGCGCGTGCGGACCGGGACCTGGATGCCATGATGGCCCTCTTCCACACCGCGGAGCGTTACGTGGACCAGATGCCCGGGGCCGGCCCCGAGCAGTTCCTCGAGTATCTCCTGAACCAGGAGCTTCCCATGGACACCCTCGCTGCCCGTGCCCAGGTGGACGACGCCGTGGAACTGTTGACTCCAGCCAGTGCGGCCGGGCGGGAATGGCCGGTGGTGATAGTGGCGGGCCTCCAGGAAGGTGTGTGGCCCAATACCCGGCTCCGCGGCGAACTTCTGGGAAGTACGCTGTACAGCGACGCGGTGGAACACGGGCCGGGGTACGCCCTGCAGCGTGATCCCCTGAGCCGGCTCCGCGACATCCGGTATGACGAACTGCGAAGCTTTTCCACTGCGGTCTCCCGCGCCCGCGAACTGCTCGTATGCACGGCTGTTTCCTCCGAGGATGACCAGCCGTCCTCCTTCCTGGACTACGTTGTGCCCCTGGAACCGGGCCAGGAGGGCCGTCCGTTCACGGCAGTGCAGCGGCCCATGGCGCTGCGGGCCCTTGTTGCCGAACTCCGGCAGCACGCCCAGCTGGACGGCGGGGACGCTCCGCAGGCGGATGAGGCGGCCAGGGTCCTCGCCCGGCTGGCAAAGGCTGACCCGCCGGTGCCCGGCGCGCATCCGCAGAGCTGGTGGGGCCTTCTTCCGCTGACGTCGGCGGCAGCGGTGGTTCCGCCTGGCGGTACCGTCTTTGTCTCACCGTCAAAAGTCGAGACCGTGCAGAAATCCCCGCTTGACTGGTTTATCCAGGCCGCGGGAGGCGAAGCTGCCACTGACTTCGCCCGCAGCCTTGGCACCCTGGTCCACGCCATTGCCCAGGACCTGCCGGATGCGTCCGGCAGTGAGTATGTCGCAGAACTGGTCCGGCGCTGGCCCGCACTGGGAATGAAGGACAACTGGGAGGGCAGGCTGGACTTCCAGCGTGCCGAGTCCATGGTGCGCAAGCTGGCACAGTATGTACTCCTCATGCGAAGCGAAGGCCGAAGCCTGCTCGGAGTGGAACAGGATTTCGACGTCGCCCTCGGAAAGGTTCCTGTCGATGATGCTCCCGCCCGGGACGCTGTCCTGCGCGGCCAGGTGGACAGGCTTGAGGTGGACGCCGAAGGCAGGCTGGTCATCGTGGACCTCAAAACCGGAAAACGCCAGCCCGGTAAGGGGGAACTGTCACGGCATCCCCAGCTCGGCGCCTACCAGGCCGCGGTGCTCGCCGGGGGCTTCCGGGACCGACCGGACAGCCCCGCCGCTCCGCTCCCTGGCGGTGCCGTCCTGGCCCAGCTCGGCACCGGGGCAAAGAATCCCGCCATCCAGCATCAGGACGCCATAGACCCTCAGGAGAACTGGGCGATGGACATGGTGAAGGATGCAGCCGCCGTAATGGGAGGCACCACGTTCGAAGCACGGCACGATCCCTCGAAGGGAAGCCATGGCGGCCACGGCTGCAGGCTCCCCGAGGTGTGTCCGCTGTGCGTGCGCGGAAGGCAAGTGACCGAATGA
- a CDS encoding MGMT family protein, with amino-acid sequence MRIEYVEAVLAIVELVPAGSAVAYGDVAELLGSGGPRQVGAVMSRYGRGAPWWRILKASGHAPDGHEAEALRRYLAEGTPLLGAYLDFQRTGEGRWRVDLSAARWAPSDAQFDRIDVVAGMLERRLHRLSAADDGMSL; translated from the coding sequence ATGCGGATTGAGTATGTGGAGGCGGTGCTGGCCATTGTGGAACTGGTGCCCGCCGGATCCGCCGTCGCGTATGGCGACGTCGCCGAGCTGTTGGGTTCAGGCGGGCCAAGGCAGGTCGGTGCGGTCATGAGTCGCTACGGGCGCGGAGCCCCCTGGTGGCGGATTCTCAAGGCGAGCGGCCACGCACCGGACGGACACGAGGCTGAGGCCCTCCGCCGCTACCTGGCCGAGGGCACACCCCTGCTGGGCGCCTACCTCGACTTCCAGCGGACCGGCGAGGGGCGCTGGCGGGTGGATCTTTCGGCCGCCCGCTGGGCGCCAAGCGATGCCCAGTTCGACAGGATTGATGTGGTCGCCGGGATGCTGGAGCGGCGGCTGCACAGATTGTCGGCGGCCGATGATGGAATGTCCCTGTGA
- a CDS encoding 3'-5' exonuclease — protein sequence MSTWNTLPRAAFDLETTGRNSRAARIVTASVTVVDHTGDVIQEHEWLADPGVEIPTEASDVHGITTEQARREGRPAHEVTREVAAVLQGLFDDGTPVIAFNASYDFTVLAAESARYGVPQLTRFPVLDPYIMNKQVDRYRKGKRTLTALCEEYGVVLDNAHTSAADALATLRVLDAMAGKFPKLSMPASQLHQLQVEWAVSQAADFQDYLRKTKPAAVIEGDWPVLPPQDATTAGF from the coding sequence ATGAGCACCTGGAACACCCTCCCCCGCGCAGCCTTCGACCTCGAAACCACAGGGCGCAACTCCCGGGCTGCACGCATCGTCACCGCCTCGGTGACGGTGGTGGACCACACGGGCGACGTCATCCAGGAACACGAGTGGCTGGCGGATCCCGGGGTAGAGATACCCACCGAGGCCAGTGACGTGCACGGCATCACCACCGAACAGGCACGCCGTGAGGGCAGGCCTGCCCACGAAGTGACCCGGGAGGTTGCGGCCGTGCTGCAGGGACTGTTCGACGACGGGACCCCCGTCATCGCCTTCAATGCCAGCTATGACTTCACGGTGCTGGCTGCCGAGTCGGCCCGGTACGGGGTCCCTCAGCTGACCCGCTTCCCGGTCCTGGACCCGTACATCATGAACAAGCAGGTGGACCGCTACCGGAAGGGCAAGCGGACCCTCACGGCGTTGTGCGAGGAATACGGCGTGGTCCTGGACAACGCCCATACGTCGGCCGCTGATGCCTTGGCCACCTTGAGGGTCCTGGACGCCATGGCCGGCAAGTTTCCCAAACTCAGCATGCCGGCCAGCCAGCTGCACCAGCTGCAGGTCGAGTGGGCAGTAAGCCAGGCCGCCGATTTCCAGGACTACCTCCGCAAGACGAAGCCCGCAGCCGTCATCGAAGGTGACTGGCCGGTCCTTCCGCCGCAGGACGCCACTACGGCCGGCTTCTGA
- a CDS encoding ABC transporter substrate-binding protein produces the protein MKIKAMKWLTTAPVAIALAVSLAACGSGSAQPSGTPTDALAGSDQQTLDKYTTATVTPIDQIDKTKLGLNTEGKLEVGTLSDAPPNIFIDPSGKFTGYDNELLRAIAGKLGLEVEFVATDFSALLSQVSTKQFDVGSSSISTTDARRQNVGFTNGYDFGFMAVVAKTDSGIKGFADLKDDLRIGVVQGTVQDDYVTNTLKMEPIRFPDYATVYANVRNGQVDAWVAPSQQASGQVKEGDGTAIVESVVNTQNFTAYAVAKDNQPLIDALNSGLDAVIADGTWTKLTKEWYPDREMPSDWKPGSKAATVPQS, from the coding sequence ATGAAAATCAAAGCGATGAAGTGGCTGACAACCGCTCCCGTGGCAATCGCCCTCGCGGTTTCCCTGGCAGCGTGCGGTTCAGGATCAGCCCAGCCGAGCGGCACGCCCACGGACGCCCTCGCCGGCAGCGACCAGCAGACGCTGGACAAGTACACCACCGCTACCGTCACCCCGATTGACCAGATCGACAAGACCAAGCTCGGCCTGAACACCGAAGGCAAGCTTGAGGTGGGCACCCTGTCGGACGCCCCGCCGAACATCTTCATTGACCCCTCGGGCAAGTTCACCGGCTACGACAACGAGCTGCTGCGGGCCATCGCCGGCAAGCTCGGCCTTGAGGTCGAGTTTGTTGCCACGGACTTCTCCGCCCTGCTTTCCCAGGTTTCCACCAAGCAGTTCGACGTCGGATCCTCCTCCATCTCCACCACGGACGCGCGCCGCCAGAACGTCGGCTTCACCAACGGCTACGACTTCGGCTTCATGGCCGTGGTTGCCAAGACCGACAGCGGCATCAAGGGCTTTGCCGACCTTAAGGACGATCTCCGGATCGGCGTCGTCCAGGGCACCGTCCAGGACGACTACGTGACCAACACCCTGAAGATGGAACCCATCCGCTTCCCGGACTACGCCACGGTTTACGCCAACGTGCGCAACGGCCAGGTGGACGCCTGGGTGGCTCCGTCGCAGCAGGCCAGCGGCCAGGTGAAGGAAGGCGACGGCACCGCGATCGTCGAATCCGTCGTCAACACGCAGAACTTCACTGCCTACGCGGTGGCCAAGGACAACCAGCCGCTGATCGACGCGCTGAACTCCGGCCTTGACGCTGTCATCGCCGACGGAACCTGGACCAAGCTGACCAAGGAATGGTACCCGGACCGCGAGATGCCCTCTGACTGGAAG